The following coding sequences are from one Schizosaccharomyces osmophilus chromosome 1, complete sequence window:
- the rpl8 gene encoding 60S ribosomal protein L7a/L8, translating into MAPKSKKVAPSPFAQPKAAKTTKNPLFVSRPRSFGIGQDIQPKRDLSRFVKWPEYIRLQRRRKILGLRLKVPPSLAQFQKTLDKNTATQVFKLLNKYRPETAGEKKQRLLTEAEAVANGKSAHDVSKKPYNVKYGLNHVVGLIENKKAKLVLIASDVDPIELVVFLPALCKKMGIPFAIVKNKARLGTVVHQKSSAVLAVTDVREEDKNELASVVSAVEVNFNAKYDELRRKWGGGILGGKTQAKLSKRAKAAAATVRL; encoded by the exons ATG GCACCCAAGTCTAAAAAGGTCGCACCCTCACCTTTTGCTCAGCCTAAGGCTGCAAAGACCACCAAGAACCCTTTGTTTGTGAGCCGTCCTCGTTCCTTTGGCATTGGACAAGACATCCAGCCTAAGCGTGACTTGAGCCGTTTTGTGAAGTGGCCTGAGTACATTCGCCTTCAACGTCGCCGTAAGATTTTGGGCTTGCGTTTGAAGGTTCCTCCCTCTCTCGCTCAGTTCCAAAAGACCTTGGACAAGAACACTGCTACCCAGGTCTTCAAGTTGCTTAACAAGTACCGCCCTGAGACTGCTGGCGAGAAGAAGCAACGTTTGCTTACTGAAGCCGAGGCTGTCGCCAACGGAAAGTCTGCTCATGACGTTTCCAAGAAGCCTTACAACGTCAAGTATGGTTTGAACCACGTTGTTGGACTCATTGAGAACAAGAAGGCCAAGTTGGTCCTCATCGCCAGCGATGTTGATCCTATTGAACTTGTTGTCTTCTTGCCCGCTTTGTGCAAGAAGATGGGTATCCCCTTTGCCATTGTCAAGAACAAGGCCCGTCTCGGAACTGTTGTTCACCAAAAGAGTTCCGCTGTATTGGCTGTCACTGACGTCCGTGAGGAAGACAAGAACGAGCTCGCCTCTGTTGTTTCTGCCGTCGAAGTTAACTTCAACGCCAAGTATGACGAACTCCGCCGTAAGTGGGGTGGTGGTATTTTGGGTGGTAAGACCCAAGCTAAGCTTTCTAAGCGTGCTAAGGCTGCTGCTGCCACTGTTCGTCTTTAA